One region of Astyanax mexicanus isolate ESR-SI-001 chromosome 15, AstMex3_surface, whole genome shotgun sequence genomic DNA includes:
- the LOC125781324 gene encoding PRELI domain-containing protein 1, mitochondrial-like — protein MVTDFSFVGLLKGTWNQVSTAFWQKYPNPYSTNVLTEDVIFREVTPDNRLLSRRLLTKTGPVPRWAESFLPSFTAYYVIEDSVVDPVNKTIVTSTRNTSHTHFISVKEQCVYRVNPEDSNWTEISKKAWISSSMFGLSKRVKELGLARVKDTVPNTMKGFEYILAKMLDEGKAKDMA, from the coding sequence ATGGTGACGGATTTTAGCTTTGTAGGATTACTTAAAGGAACATGGAACCAAGTGTCTACAGCATTCTGGCAAAAATACCCAAACCCTTACAGTACAAATGTTTTGACTGAAGACGTTATCTTTCGGGAGGTGACTCCTGATAACCGTCTCCTTTCCAGACGACTTTTGACCAAAACTGGCCCTGTACCACGCTGGGCTGAGAGCTTCTTGCCAAGTTTCACAGCCTACTACGTCATTGAGGACTCTGTAGTGGATCCTGTCAACAAAACAATAGTCACTTCCACACGAAACACCAGCCATACACATTTTATCTCTGTGAAGGAGCAATGTGTGTACAGAGTGAACCCCGAAGATAGCAACTGGACGGAGATCAGTAAAAAGGCTTGGATCTCCTCCAGCATGTTTGGCCTCTCCAAACGTGTAAAGGAATTAGGCCTAGCAAGAGTTAAGGACACTGTCCCAAACACTATGAAAGGATTTGAATACATCTTGGCCAAAATGCTGGATGAAGGAAAGGCGAAAGACATGGCCtaa
- the LOC111192425 gene encoding PRELI domain-containing protein 1, mitochondrial-like: MVTDFSFVGLIKGTWNQVSTAFWQKYPNPYSTNVLTEDVIFREVTPDNRLLSRRLLTKTGPVPRWAESFFTSFTAYYVIEDSVVDPVNKTMVTFTRNISHTHFISVKEQCVYRVNPEDSNWTEINKKAWISSSMFGLSKPVKELGLARVKDTVPNTMKGFEYILAKMMDEEKAKDMASQAQKKQ; encoded by the coding sequence ATGGTGACGGATTTTAGCTTTGTAGGATTAATTAAAGGAACATGGAACCAAGTGTCTACAGCATTCTGGCAAAAATACCCAAACCCTTACAGTACAAATGTTTTGACTGAAGACGTTATCTTTCGGGAGGTGACTCCTGATAACCGTCTCCTTTCCAGACGACTTTTGACCAAAACTGGCCCTGTACCACGCTGGGCTGAGAGCTTCTTTACAAGTTTCACAGCCTACTACGTCATTGAGGACTCTGTAGTGGATCCTGTCAACAAAACAATGGTCACTTTCACACGAAACATCAGCCATACACATTTTATCTCTGTGAAGGAGCAATGTGTGTACAGAGTGAACCCCGAAGATAGCAACTGGACGGAGATCAATAAAAAGGCTTGGATCTCCTCCAGCATGTTTGGCCTCTCCAAACCTGTAAAGGAATTAGGCCTAGCAAGAGTTAAGGACACTGTCCCAAACACTATGAAAGGATTTGAATACATCTTGGCCAAAATGATGGATGAAGAAAAGGCGAAAGACATGGCCTCTCAAGCACAGAAAAAACAATAG